In a single window of the Flavobacterium sp. W4I14 genome:
- a CDS encoding hypothetical protein (product_source=Hypo-rule applied; pfam=PF10988; superfamily=51120) produces the protein MIASESFNEKTTMKTFIKSSAILFIVVTSYMAKAQETKNFTVKNFNSIGVSSGIDLYLTQGGSESVSIKSDSETLKDIVVEQSGSNVTIKFKDGINWSGMFKNRTIKAYVSFKTLNAIAASGGSDVFTQNQIKTDKLAIRSSGGSDLKLTVVCNDLSIQSSGGSDLDLKGKAENMTIQSSGGSDIDAYELITDYAKVQASGGSDVNLYVNKGLEASASGGGDVSYKGNASLKKTSSSKSGDVHHVN, from the coding sequence ATGATAGCTTCAGAATCATTTAACGAAAAAACGACTATGAAAACCTTTATCAAATCATCCGCCATTTTATTTATAGTGGTAACCAGCTATATGGCTAAGGCACAGGAAACTAAAAATTTCACGGTTAAAAACTTCAACAGCATTGGGGTAAGCAGCGGAATTGACTTGTACCTCACTCAGGGCGGAAGCGAAAGTGTGAGTATAAAATCTGATTCGGAAACATTAAAAGATATTGTTGTTGAGCAGAGTGGCAGCAATGTTACCATAAAGTTTAAAGACGGTATCAATTGGAGCGGCATGTTTAAAAACCGCACTATTAAAGCTTATGTAAGTTTTAAAACCCTAAATGCAATTGCAGCATCGGGAGGATCGGATGTTTTTACACAAAACCAGATCAAAACAGATAAACTTGCTATTCGCTCTTCAGGAGGATCGGATTTAAAATTAACGGTTGTTTGCAACGATCTGTCTATTCAATCAAGCGGTGGCAGCGATCTCGATTTAAAAGGTAAAGCAGAAAATATGACCATTCAATCTAGTGGAGGTAGCGATATTGATGCTTATGAATTAATTACAGATTATGCAAAGGTGCAGGCTTCCGGTGGTTCTGATGTAAATCTTTATGTAAATAAAGGCCTAGAAGCCAGTGCAAGTGGTGGTGGCGATGTAAGTTATAAGGGAAATGCTTCACTCAAGAAAACATCAAGCTCAAAAAGTGGAGATGTACACCACGTAAATTAA
- a CDS encoding shikimate kinase (product_source=KO:K00891; cath_funfam=3.40.50.300; cog=COG0703; ko=KO:K00891; pfam=PF01202; smart=SM00382; superfamily=52540): MKIFLIGYMGCGKSTKAKQLAHRLECPVIDLDAEIVSKTGKSIAEYFAEYGESGFRDYESEMLKTFDYPETCVVATGGGLPCFFDNMEWMNANGETVYLQMEPAALVSRLHNRQKRPLIKDLDDEQLLEFIKEKLEERDPFYTQAKLIVDAFDLDGEKLEEAIKKNR, from the coding sequence ATGAAAATTTTCCTTATCGGATATATGGGCTGCGGCAAAAGTACAAAGGCGAAACAGCTGGCACATCGTTTAGAATGCCCTGTGATTGATCTTGACGCCGAAATTGTTTCAAAAACAGGTAAAAGCATCGCCGAATATTTCGCTGAATATGGAGAAAGTGGCTTTAGGGACTATGAAAGCGAAATGCTTAAAACCTTCGATTATCCAGAAACCTGTGTGGTAGCTACTGGAGGTGGATTGCCATGTTTCTTCGATAATATGGAGTGGATGAATGCAAATGGCGAAACCGTTTATTTACAAATGGAGCCAGCGGCTTTGGTATCACGTTTACATAATCGGCAAAAACGTCCGTTAATTAAAGACCTGGATGATGAGCAGCTTTTAGAATTTATTAAAGAGAAACTCGAAGAACGTGATCCTTTTTATACCCAGGCAAAACTGATTGTAGATGCATTTGATCTGGACGGAGAAAAACTAGAGGAGGCAATTAAGAAGAATCGTTAG
- a CDS encoding aminopeptidase YwaD (product_source=KO:K19701; cath_funfam=3.40.630.10; cleavage_site_network=SignalP-noTM; ko=KO:K19701; pfam=PF04389; superfamily=53187), whose amino-acid sequence MKTKILFVLLFAGLGCYAQNSTDEYFTLTRAGFIEKNAYETTAFVEKYFRVPGNTGFNASIHYVENILKKAGFVEQKQDEFEAPLTYRIEKRAMKNNTWEPVDANIDIVGEKKPLISYKTNRNMIPINCGSTAAGGVTANVIYMANVLPAEIEKMDLKGKILFSENSPSRLLQIATKTGAIGVLGYSMPKYTQPELHQTSIQFGSMKANSEVWTLLLSYAAKEKLKAACLKGETKLKVNIKTKIYPSEELTIIANIKGSVNPKERFVFSAHVQEPGANDNASGVGTLAEMARITAALYQAKKISPKRTLTFLWGDEIVSTRRYITEDTTRAKGIMWGMSLDMVGEDTKKTGGSFLIEKMPDPSAIWTRGTDKHTEWGAGDVTEKDLFPHYFNDFIFDICKAQGKFANWMVNYNPFEGGSDHTPFLQNKIPGLLMWHFTDVFYHTDNDRIDKVSPTEMKNVGISGLTAAYILISADENTAIATVSQVKTDALTRLKTEFELSKKELAKGKTATDEKHIIEVWAKWYIDALATVNKMPVKSETTRVGSAIKFATNEIEKQTKLYLEELK is encoded by the coding sequence ATGAAAACGAAGATACTTTTTGTACTGCTTTTTGCGGGATTGGGATGTTATGCACAAAATTCGACGGATGAATATTTCACGCTAACGCGAGCTGGTTTCATAGAAAAAAACGCTTATGAAACAACTGCTTTTGTAGAAAAATACTTCCGCGTACCCGGTAACACAGGCTTTAATGCCAGTATCCATTACGTAGAAAACATCCTTAAAAAAGCTGGTTTTGTAGAACAGAAGCAGGATGAATTTGAGGCTCCTTTAACTTATCGCATCGAAAAAAGAGCGATGAAAAACAATACCTGGGAACCTGTTGATGCCAATATTGATATCGTTGGCGAAAAAAAACCGCTCATCTCTTATAAAACTAACCGCAACATGATTCCAATCAATTGCGGATCAACAGCTGCAGGAGGCGTTACAGCTAATGTGATTTACATGGCCAACGTATTACCTGCCGAAATAGAGAAAATGGATCTGAAAGGGAAAATCCTATTTTCTGAGAACAGTCCATCACGTTTGCTTCAAATAGCCACAAAAACGGGAGCCATTGGTGTGCTGGGCTATTCGATGCCAAAGTATACTCAACCAGAGCTACACCAAACTTCTATCCAGTTTGGGAGCATGAAAGCCAATAGTGAGGTATGGACATTGCTTTTATCTTACGCTGCCAAAGAAAAATTAAAAGCAGCATGTTTAAAAGGCGAGACTAAATTGAAGGTAAATATTAAGACTAAAATTTACCCCTCCGAAGAATTAACCATAATAGCAAATATTAAAGGCAGTGTAAATCCTAAGGAACGTTTTGTGTTCAGTGCCCATGTTCAGGAACCTGGTGCAAACGATAATGCAAGCGGCGTTGGCACATTGGCAGAAATGGCGAGGATAACAGCAGCATTATATCAGGCAAAAAAGATAAGTCCGAAGCGTACCCTCACTTTTTTATGGGGCGACGAAATTGTATCAACAAGAAGATATATTACCGAAGATACCACCCGGGCCAAAGGCATTATGTGGGGAATGAGTTTGGATATGGTTGGCGAGGATACTAAAAAAACCGGCGGCTCATTCCTGATTGAAAAAATGCCTGATCCATCGGCCATCTGGACAAGGGGAACGGATAAACATACCGAATGGGGTGCTGGCGATGTTACTGAAAAAGATCTTTTCCCGCATTATTTTAATGACTTCATCTTTGATATCTGCAAAGCACAGGGCAAATTTGCCAATTGGATGGTTAACTACAATCCGTTCGAAGGTGGCAGCGACCACACGCCATTCCTGCAAAATAAGATTCCGGGATTACTGATGTGGCACTTTACAGATGTTTTCTATCATACAGATAACGACAGGATTGATAAAGTTTCGCCAACCGAAATGAAAAATGTTGGGATAAGTGGTTTAACTGCTGCCTATATTTTAATTTCTGCAGACGAAAATACGGCGATAGCTACTGTTTCGCAAGTTAAAACCGATGCTTTAACCCGCTTAAAAACTGAATTTGAACTGAGCAAAAAAGAACTTGCAAAAGGGAAAACCGCTACAGATGAGAAACACATTATTGAAGTCTGGGCCAAATGGTACATAGATGCTTTGGCAACAGTAAACAAAATGCCTGTAAAATCCGAAACCACCAGAGTTGGTTCGGCCATTAAGTTTGCCACCAACGAGATCGAAAAACAAACGAAGCTATATTTAGAGGAGTTAAAATAG
- a CDS encoding CubicO group peptidase (beta-lactamase class C family) (product_source=COG1680; cath_funfam=3.40.710.10; cog=COG1680; pfam=PF00144; superfamily=56601) yields MKNKTLILFFTSLLLSDLSYGQTSLSERIDHVLSGIVKPNEPGFAVGVVKNGQFIYKRGFGLADLKTNRKNTVETPFNIGSTSKEFTAACVYILEQQGKLKTTDKLSKYFKGWPKYADSITINHLINHQSGLRDYDSLIGLREFDDNAKVTDTLAYEILTKQKGLNFRPGSRFSYSNSGYFLLSLIIKKVSGKDLIEFSKQYIFNPLKMAHTTYSRTHRINEKANGYVSNKTGFEKIEVNSDVIGQGNIYSNITDWDNWFKEMKTHHQLGGSVWNKMLTDNKTDDGESTGYGGGLEFKTYKNKRLREHGGDLTGYHTAMWYFPDEDLGIVVFTNNDNAKPDLISGKIFDEIYPENAIPKKTDKNEENASIKKIEMDSSVIVGLYKLDNDSSKIFQATILGNKIMLFQKWNDTNYPIKLLNDSLFYINKDTDITFQFKSITNGKANKLEIVQSGGLKTATRTPITMALPDFQRDKISFYSPEMDAHYVIIKENGNLYLVIKNPIHQYKIELIALKEKYRYLLIGCNMYITFKYTNEKLTGFVLDHERVKNLYFTKE; encoded by the coding sequence ATGAAAAACAAAACTCTGATCCTCTTTTTTACTTCTCTTTTATTAAGCGACCTTAGTTATGGGCAAACCTCATTATCAGAAAGAATCGACCATGTATTATCTGGTATCGTAAAACCAAACGAACCTGGTTTTGCAGTTGGGGTTGTAAAAAACGGTCAGTTTATCTACAAGAGAGGTTTTGGTTTGGCAGATTTAAAAACCAATAGAAAAAACACAGTTGAAACACCTTTCAACATTGGCTCAACATCAAAAGAATTTACAGCGGCCTGTGTTTATATATTAGAACAACAGGGTAAACTTAAAACAACTGATAAGTTATCAAAATACTTCAAAGGGTGGCCAAAATATGCTGATAGCATCACTATTAATCACCTCATAAATCATCAGAGCGGCTTGAGGGATTATGATTCACTGATCGGGTTAAGAGAATTTGATGATAATGCAAAAGTAACCGATACTCTTGCTTATGAGATACTGACGAAGCAGAAGGGGTTAAATTTTAGACCTGGAAGCCGGTTTAGTTATTCCAACTCTGGATATTTCCTGCTTTCATTAATTATCAAGAAAGTCTCGGGTAAGGACCTGATCGAATTTTCTAAACAGTACATATTCAATCCATTAAAAATGGCACATACTACCTATTCGCGTACACACCGTATTAACGAAAAGGCAAACGGATATGTCTCGAATAAAACAGGTTTTGAGAAGATTGAAGTAAACAGCGATGTAATTGGGCAGGGAAATATTTATAGTAACATTACAGATTGGGACAATTGGTTTAAGGAGATGAAAACCCACCATCAATTGGGTGGAAGTGTTTGGAATAAGATGCTCACCGACAATAAAACAGATGATGGAGAATCCACAGGATATGGAGGTGGGTTAGAATTTAAGACCTACAAAAACAAAAGATTAAGGGAGCATGGAGGGGATCTTACAGGTTATCACACCGCTATGTGGTATTTTCCCGACGAAGACCTGGGTATTGTTGTATTTACGAATAACGATAATGCAAAACCTGATCTCATTTCCGGTAAAATATTTGACGAAATCTATCCAGAAAATGCTATTCCTAAAAAGACAGATAAAAATGAAGAAAATGCATCTATAAAAAAAATAGAGATGGACTCATCGGTTATTGTCGGATTATATAAACTTGATAATGACAGCAGTAAAATATTTCAGGCCACAATACTCGGAAATAAGATCATGTTGTTTCAAAAATGGAATGACACCAATTACCCGATCAAATTATTAAATGATTCGCTTTTTTATATCAATAAGGATACCGACATTACTTTTCAGTTTAAATCAATTACCAACGGTAAGGCCAATAAACTGGAAATTGTTCAAAGTGGGGGTTTAAAAACAGCTACAAGAACTCCCATAACAATGGCTTTACCCGATTTTCAGCGCGATAAAATAAGTTTTTATAGTCCTGAAATGGATGCTCATTATGTAATCATTAAAGAAAATGGAAATTTATATCTGGTAATCAAAAATCCAATTCATCAATATAAAATTGAACTGATAGCTCTTAAAGAAAAATATAGATATTTACTTATTGGGTGTAATATGTATATAACCTTTAAATACACTAACGAAAAGCTAACAGGCTTTGTTCTTGATCATGAAAGGGTAAAAAATCTTTATTTCACAAAAGAGTAA
- a CDS encoding putative oxidoreductase (product_source=KO:K15977; cog=COG2259; ko=KO:K15977; pfam=PF07681; superfamily=103473; transmembrane_helix_parts=Inside_1_20,TMhelix_21_43,Outside_44_57,TMhelix_58_80,Inside_81_86,TMhelix_87_106,Outside_107_115,TMhelix_116_138,Inside_139_152) codes for MNVIRKIEHWGDVHHSKWLDYLRIVLGLIIFGKGVSFVSDTSVLQNMITQNNVFGFSGMLISVAIHVVAFAHLVGGVLITLGLVTRFAVVIQIPILLFAVFFVNLTPGFSTPNSELWFSVLVLFLLIMFWVVGSGPLSVDEGLKRKSGKRYA; via the coding sequence ATGAACGTTATCCGTAAAATTGAACATTGGGGAGATGTTCATCACTCAAAATGGCTAGATTATCTTCGGATTGTACTTGGCCTGATCATTTTTGGAAAAGGTGTTTCTTTTGTTAGCGACACTTCGGTTCTTCAGAACATGATCACACAAAACAACGTATTTGGTTTTTCGGGCATGCTCATCAGTGTCGCCATTCATGTTGTTGCATTTGCACATTTGGTTGGGGGTGTTTTAATTACTTTAGGCTTAGTTACGCGCTTTGCCGTTGTAATTCAGATTCCAATCTTATTGTTTGCAGTGTTTTTTGTTAACCTTACGCCGGGTTTCTCCACACCGAATTCGGAATTGTGGTTTTCGGTATTGGTACTGTTTCTGCTCATTATGTTTTGGGTAGTAGGTTCGGGCCCATTATCGGTTGACGAAGGGTTGAAACGCAAAAGTGGCAAGCGGTACGCCTAA
- a CDS encoding phytoene desaturase (product_source=KO:K10027; cath_funfam=3.50.50.60; cog=COG1233; ko=KO:K10027; pfam=PF01593; superfamily=51905; tigrfam=TIGR02734), whose translation MILKPKAIVIGAGIAGIASAIRLSLKGYEVDVFEANSKPGGKLTEIKMNGFRFDAGPSLFTMPQYVDELFKLAGKNPVDYFEYLKLKEICRYFYEDGLRLNASADLDKFAKEIEEKTDSTAKEVERYLNKSKTIYDVAHRVFLERSLHKIKSYLHWDTLKSIFRFGQIDAFRTQAKANRSFFKDDRIAQLFNRYATYNGSDPYQAPATLNIIPHFEYHYGAFLPKNGMYSIVTAMVKLAGELGIRFHYNQKVEEIIYSNGLKPEVQGVKVNDKTFKANVVVSNLDVWFTYKNLLKNIAQPKKLLNQERSSSALIFYWGMDGNYSDMGLHNIFFAEDYQKEFNAIWKDKTMSNDPTVYVNISCKHVRGDAPTDSENWFVMINVPANNGQNWDVLIKEARTNIIQKISRILNRNIEKDIICEQILDPRSIESKTGSYQGSLYGNSSNNQFSAFLRHPNFSSKIKNLYFCGGSVHPGGGIPLALLSAKIIDEGFRV comes from the coding sequence TTGATACTTAAACCAAAAGCAATAGTTATCGGTGCCGGAATTGCGGGCATTGCATCGGCAATCCGTCTTTCCTTAAAGGGCTATGAGGTTGATGTTTTTGAAGCTAATTCAAAGCCTGGCGGCAAGTTGACAGAAATAAAAATGAACGGTTTCAGGTTTGATGCCGGACCGAGCCTTTTTACTATGCCGCAATATGTAGATGAGCTTTTTAAACTTGCGGGTAAAAATCCTGTAGATTATTTTGAATATCTAAAACTAAAAGAAATTTGCCGGTATTTTTACGAAGATGGTTTGAGATTAAATGCGAGCGCAGATCTGGATAAATTTGCTAAGGAAATAGAAGAAAAAACAGATTCAACTGCAAAAGAGGTTGAGCGCTATTTAAACAAAAGCAAAACCATTTACGATGTTGCCCACCGTGTATTTCTGGAAAGAAGTTTGCATAAAATTAAAAGTTACCTGCACTGGGACACCTTAAAATCTATATTCCGTTTTGGCCAGATTGATGCTTTTAGAACACAGGCAAAGGCAAACCGATCGTTCTTTAAAGACGATAGAATAGCACAGCTTTTTAACCGTTATGCCACCTATAATGGTTCCGATCCTTATCAGGCACCGGCCACATTGAATATAATTCCACATTTCGAGTACCACTATGGAGCTTTCCTTCCAAAGAACGGCATGTACAGTATTGTTACTGCCATGGTAAAATTGGCAGGAGAGTTGGGAATAAGGTTTCACTATAATCAAAAGGTGGAAGAAATCATATATTCCAATGGACTTAAACCCGAAGTGCAAGGCGTAAAAGTTAACGACAAAACCTTTAAAGCTAACGTTGTTGTTTCGAACCTCGACGTCTGGTTTACTTATAAAAACCTGCTTAAAAACATAGCTCAACCTAAAAAATTATTAAACCAGGAACGGAGTAGCTCTGCTTTGATTTTTTACTGGGGTATGGACGGGAATTACAGTGATATGGGCTTGCACAACATCTTTTTCGCTGAGGATTACCAAAAGGAGTTTAATGCCATATGGAAAGATAAAACCATGAGCAACGATCCTACGGTGTACGTGAACATCAGCTGTAAACATGTCAGGGGTGATGCACCTACGGACAGCGAAAACTGGTTTGTAATGATAAACGTTCCTGCCAATAACGGTCAAAACTGGGATGTATTGATTAAAGAAGCCAGAACAAATATTATCCAAAAAATCAGCCGTATTTTAAACAGAAATATTGAAAAAGATATTATCTGTGAGCAGATTTTGGATCCAAGAAGCATTGAAAGCAAAACCGGTTCTTATCAAGGTTCTCTGTATGGCAACAGTTCCAACAATCAGTTTTCTGCCTTTTTAAGGCATCCCAATTTCAGTTCGAAAATTAAAAATTTATATTTCTGTGGAGGTAGCGTGCATCCGGGCGGAGGCATTCCTCTTGCATTGTTATCAGCTAAGATAATTGATGAAGGGTTTAGGGTTTAG
- a CDS encoding pyrimidine operon attenuation protein/uracil phosphoribosyltransferase (product_source=KO:K02825; cath_funfam=3.40.50.2020; cog=COG2065; ko=KO:K02825; pfam=PF00156; superfamily=53271), with amino-acid sequence MASQLLILNKKQIQQKIDRIAYQILEDNLNEKEVVLAGIWDRGYKLALRLEKVLKKISGFKLTLLRIDLQKESSKLVASTDLDESHWKNKVIIIVDDVLNSGKTLAYGLGVFLNTPHKKIRTVVLVDRSHKIFPIATDFVGLELATILKEHVDVVMDVEGEEDRVYLS; translated from the coding sequence ATGGCATCGCAATTACTTATTCTCAACAAGAAACAGATTCAGCAGAAAATAGATCGTATCGCTTATCAGATTTTAGAAGATAACCTGAATGAGAAAGAAGTGGTGCTTGCCGGTATTTGGGACCGTGGTTACAAACTAGCGCTAAGATTAGAAAAAGTGCTTAAAAAGATTTCGGGTTTTAAACTAACCTTACTGCGTATCGACCTGCAAAAAGAAAGTAGCAAATTGGTTGCTTCGACAGATCTGGATGAAAGCCATTGGAAAAACAAGGTGATCATTATTGTTGATGATGTATTGAATAGCGGTAAAACCCTTGCTTATGGCCTGGGCGTTTTCTTAAATACCCCACATAAAAAAATCCGCACAGTAGTTTTGGTTGATCGAAGCCATAAAATTTTCCCTATTGCCACCGATTTTGTTGGTCTTGAACTGGCTACCATCTTAAAAGAGCATGTAGATGTAGTAATGGATGTGGAAGGTGAAGAAGATCGGGTTTATTTGAGCTAG
- a CDS encoding hypothetical protein (product_source=Hypo-rule applied), giving the protein MSKEILEFSVLVDEKFDLKFNWLDGFWGAAFKFFGK; this is encoded by the coding sequence ATGAGCAAAGAAATATTAGAGTTTTCTGTATTGGTAGATGAAAAATTTGACCTAAAATTTAACTGGTTAGATGGCTTTTGGGGCGCGGCATTTAAGTTTTTTGGAAAATAA
- a CDS encoding 23S rRNA (uracil1939-C5)-methyltransferase (product_source=KO:K03215; cath_funfam=2.40.50.140,3.40.50.150; cog=COG2265; ko=KO:K03215; pfam=PF01938,PF05958; superfamily=50249,53335; tigrfam=TIGR00479): MSRRKPGTVTIVPNVHIIDIAEEGKGVGKADELVIFVDKAVPGDVVDVRLTKKKKNFAEAIIDQLHEKSALRTDPFCPHFGTCGGCKWQHMGYDAQLKFKQKNVEAALQRLGKIDTSGTEPILGSEKNRYYRNKLEFTFSNKRWLEKTDVERDEDFDMNALGFHVPLRFDKILDIEHCYLQDEPSNSIRNAVRKYALENDLSFYDLRNHEGVLRNLIIRTSSTGEVMVAVVFAYPEQTQVDGLMGFLKNEFPQITALLYIVNQKKNDTIFDQDVVVFSGRDHIFEEMDGIRFKIGVKSFYQTNSEQAFELYKITRDFAGFKGDELVYDLYTGAGTIANFIAKNVKQVVGVEYVPTAIEDAKFNSALNGIDNTIFYAGDMKDILTSEFILAHGKPDVVITDPPRAGMHADVVQRLLEMESEKIVYVSCNAATQARDLELLKEKYDVVRIKPVDMFPHTQHVENVVLLRLK; encoded by the coding sequence ATGAGTAGAAGAAAACCTGGTACGGTAACTATTGTTCCAAACGTACATATAATCGATATTGCTGAAGAGGGAAAAGGTGTTGGCAAGGCTGACGAATTGGTCATTTTTGTTGATAAAGCCGTTCCTGGTGATGTGGTAGATGTTCGGTTGACCAAAAAGAAAAAGAATTTTGCTGAAGCAATCATCGATCAGCTTCATGAAAAATCAGCGTTGCGTACCGATCCTTTCTGCCCTCATTTCGGAACCTGTGGCGGTTGCAAATGGCAGCATATGGGTTACGATGCTCAATTAAAGTTTAAACAGAAAAATGTTGAGGCGGCTTTACAGCGTTTAGGTAAAATAGATACCTCAGGAACTGAACCGATTTTAGGCTCAGAAAAAAACAGATATTACCGAAATAAATTAGAATTTACTTTTTCGAACAAACGTTGGTTGGAAAAAACCGATGTAGAACGCGATGAAGATTTTGACATGAATGCACTGGGTTTTCACGTACCATTGCGTTTCGATAAAATTTTAGATATCGAACATTGTTATCTACAGGATGAGCCTTCTAATTCGATCAGAAACGCAGTACGTAAATATGCCTTGGAAAATGACCTGTCGTTTTACGACTTGCGTAACCATGAGGGTGTTTTGCGTAACCTGATAATCCGTACTTCTAGTACGGGTGAGGTAATGGTTGCTGTGGTATTTGCTTATCCGGAACAGACACAGGTTGATGGCTTGATGGGTTTCCTTAAAAATGAATTTCCACAGATTACCGCTTTGCTGTATATCGTTAACCAAAAAAAGAATGACACTATTTTCGATCAGGATGTGGTGGTTTTCTCCGGTCGCGATCATATTTTCGAAGAAATGGACGGCATCCGTTTTAAAATTGGAGTGAAATCTTTTTATCAGACCAATTCTGAACAAGCCTTCGAACTATATAAAATCACCAGAGATTTTGCCGGATTTAAAGGCGATGAACTGGTTTATGATTTATACACTGGCGCCGGCACAATTGCAAATTTTATTGCCAAAAACGTAAAGCAGGTGGTTGGGGTAGAATATGTGCCAACCGCTATTGAAGATGCAAAGTTTAATTCAGCGCTAAATGGCATCGATAATACGATTTTCTATGCTGGAGATATGAAGGATATTCTTACTTCAGAATTTATCCTGGCACATGGTAAACCTGATGTGGTCATTACCGATCCGCCACGCGCTGGTATGCATGCAGATGTAGTACAGAGATTGCTTGAAATGGAGTCTGAAAAAATTGTTTACGTGAGCTGTAATGCGGCCACGCAAGCACGCGACTTGGAGTTATTGAAAGAGAAATACGATGTGGTGCGCATTAAACCTGTGGATATGTTTCCACACACACAGCATGTAGAAAACGTAGTATTGTTAAGGTTGAAATAA
- a CDS encoding hypothetical protein (product_source=Hypo-rule applied), which produces MDREELLGATPEENGTPQKKQESPLVSLEKDLEFYADAIKEVAIEIMVEGISAHPIFIAHQHEVNIGELILNKEELNTDWTIQASTLEEFVEKGIISKEKKEPFLKVYKKPEDFMCVFVIVPEGANFIYYPYKKG; this is translated from the coding sequence ATGGATAGAGAAGAATTATTAGGCGCAACGCCGGAAGAAAACGGAACACCACAAAAAAAACAGGAAAGTCCGCTGGTAAGTTTAGAAAAGGACCTGGAGTTCTATGCTGATGCGATTAAAGAAGTAGCAATCGAAATTATGGTTGAAGGCATTTCTGCCCATCCAATTTTTATTGCACATCAGCATGAGGTTAATATTGGCGAACTTATCTTAAACAAAGAAGAACTCAATACCGATTGGACCATACAAGCTTCTACTTTAGAAGAATTTGTAGAAAAAGGAATCATCAGCAAAGAGAAAAAAGAGCCCTTCTTAAAAGTATATAAAAAACCGGAAGATTTTATGTGCGTATTCGTAATTGTTCCGGAGGGCGCCAACTTTATTTACTATCCGTATAAGAAAGGGTAA